From the genome of Setaria viridis chromosome 1, Setaria_viridis_v4.0, whole genome shotgun sequence:
GTAGGCGGTAGCCATGCTAACCTATGTAAGCACATATGCAGGGGCAAAAAAGAACTTCCTGCCGTGCTAATTAACTTACCGTACACTAACCATCTTGACCTTTGTGTTTAACTGCAGTTCTACAGTCTTCTAACTTAATCAACTTTATGATGTTATATCATATGTATAAAAAATTCCATTGAAAGTATATTCTACAATACATACACTAGCAGAAGTCAATCAAGGAAGGATCTGTGCATTAGTTTGATGAATAAAAGGTTAAGTATGTAAAGGGTGCTTACCACCCTGCGCATTAGACGTTCAAAGCACCAAAAGGCATCTGCTTCATGTTCCAGAATGATTGATATTGGTGAACAAAGATCACTCATTCCTGCATAGTAGGATTAGCAAATTCGAACAACTTAACCTTACGGAAACTGACATGATAAAGCATTGTTCTCGATTAACAGAAAAACGTCTGTTTCAACAACTCACCCTGACAATATCCGATGTCTTTATCAACCCACGAGTACACTGCAAGAATGTCCCACAACCTTGCCAAGTTCGCTTGACTCTCATAGTACACTAGTACACGATCAGTACGATTAACATCAAGACCTATAATTGAATAATGGAAAAAATTAGATGAATGAAAATTATAGATCTTGCCACTGGCCTAATTGGCCTAGACCTAAGGTGGGGGAACGTGTGGGCAGCCCAAGTGCAGGCTAGCTTCCCCTTGGCCCAAGTGTTGGCCTAATTACATATTGTTATTGGTTAAGCAGGTTAAGGGTATTCCCCTCTGTCTCTTGCCTCCCCCTTGACGCACGGCTGCGGGCAGTCCATATAACAATATGATAGATATAGAAGATCTGAAACAAGGGCAACAGTGCATACCAATCTGATGTAGAGTTAGCTTCCATTGAATAACTTCTTTTGGGAGTGTTGCTCCACTTGTTTGCTGTTCAGAGCCCACTGAAGAAGGCCTTGCCCCTCTATCTGAATTAGGGTCTTCGATAGGTTGACCGTCCTCTGTTATTACAGGCATAGTAATTACCCTTCCACTACCAACTGTTGTGTCCATTTCTCGGCATTTTGTTTTCAGATTCTCATACTCTAACCTATCAAAATATGCAAATCAGTATATTCCTTGTCCCATAGCATATGATGTGTAAATAGACTTCAATAATAAGTGAGCTAAATAAAGCAATGCTGAATTTCCTGAAGAACAAAACAGTGTGCCATGCTGCAGAGTAACATTTGCCAGAGTTTTTTCTTAAGCAAAAAAAGGAACCTATCTTCCCTTGGTTATACAAAATGACCTACTGCAAACAAAACTGACACTTTTGAGACGTGAAAAAGAACAAACATGGTTAGACAAAAAGTGCAATAGCGGAAAAACCTTCGCTGCTGTCGCAATTGGTTGCGCTGTTCAGTAGTGCTTTTAGGGTCATAGCAGCCCAGCAAAAATTCCCAAACTTCTCCTTTGATCGTTGGGTGGACGCCCTGTTTGCACAACCAAATTAAAGAGTAAAGACCATATCATTTCAGAATGAATCTAAGGAACAACATGACATAGTAACGATTCTTGGACAGAAAAAGAATGAATATTAGCAGTGAAGGCCATAAAATGGATACACCATGTTGAAAAATCATCTTCGAGGGCACATGGACTTATCTCTTAGAGAGGTCATATGGTATATCAGGGTGTAGCCATGTAGGCGAACTTGTTTAAAGTGTTAAGCAACTAGAAGAAGAAACTAATGAATGAGAACACATGTAGCAAGGAGATTGAGGAATACATATGGTTGCCTGTTGGAGAGGTCATAGGGTATAGGTAAGTTTTTTCCATAAAAGAGAACATAGCCATGTAAGTGTCCTTGGTTTAAAAGTTAAACAACTATGATCTAGATTATGAAACCTTGTGTTGACTTATGGAACAGGTTAAAGTAATCAAAATATAAAAGAGCATCCAATAGAAATTCCTAAGCTTCATTTTGAATGAAACATTCTTGACAATTTAAATAACTTGGAAGGAGCATCCTGAATAGAAATTCTATACTTTGTTATGCTACTAACACAAATGCAACATTTTCTGAGTGTGAAACATATCACTGAAATAGGCTTAAGGTCATGAATCTGGAGAAAATATGGCTTACCCCACGTTGCACTCTTTTGATCATCCCAGCTATGTCCAGGACACCTTCCTCATTGTGGAGCAGCTTCCATCTCTTTGGGCTCAGCGTCAGGCCAGGCTGCCAACAGGGAAGAAACAATGCACTTCATGAATAACTAGTCAATGCACTACTTGATCAGTACACGGCACCCACTAATATCTCTAATTAGCATTCATTGATAGCTCAACCCGGCAATTCGATTTGAGATTAAGGTTATATCAAGAGAGACCGACTTTTGATCTTTCATATTCATTAAAGATCCATAGATTGGCCCTAGGCTTCTGAATAAATAGTCACCCATCATCTCACTAGATTGATTCCTCATTTGAGTCTAGCCATCTGGCAGGTTTCACTTCATTTAGTAACACTAGCAGCTCATAACTAGATCTTACCAATCAGAAATTAGATCTCACTTCCTAAACATGGAACCGGGCAgcagaaaataaaaggaaataataataataatcagAAGAAATACCCGGGGCTTGAAGCGCGTCTTGGGCGCGTCGTCGCGGCAGTCGGGGCGGATGGGGTAGACGGTGTCCGGATCGATCTGCATCTCCGGATCATTGTAGCAGCACGCCAGGAGCCTCATCTTGGCTGCCCAGATGGAACCAACGGAAGATGCGAGGATCAACAATCAAGTGAAGCTCCTCGCGCTGGGTAGGAAGGATCGAAGCCAAGAACGGAAGCGATTCGGGAAGCGTtatccctctcctcctctgcctgTTGATGTGTGCGTGCGTCTTCTCGgagccgagagagagagagagagagagagagagagagagagagagagagggcggAAGCTACAACGGCTAAATTTGGGCCGGGCACGGAGGGGATGAGAGGAGGTGGAGACAGGGAGGAGATACAGAGACGAAGCTGCACAGGCAGCTGCTCAGTTTTACCAGGTTGACAGAATGTGCCAATCGAATGATCGATGCTCCTACGCAATAATTAGAGATCTTGCTAGTTTGTTTATTTACAAAATTTGGTCAGACCATTAGAGGGGAAATAGTTAATTGGCTTATGTGCAACT
Proteins encoded in this window:
- the LOC117841492 gene encoding rab GTPase-activating protein 22 gives rise to the protein MRLLACCYNDPEMQIDPDTVYPIRPDCRDDAPKTRFKPRPGLTLSPKRWKLLHNEEGVLDIAGMIKRVQRGGVHPTIKGEVWEFLLGCYDPKSTTEQRNQLRQQRRLEYENLKTKCREMDTTVGSGRVITMPVITEDGQPIEDPNSDRGARPSSVGSEQQTSGATLPKEVIQWKLTLHQIGLDVNRTDRVLVYYESQANLARLWDILAVYSWVDKDIGYCQGMSDLCSPISIILEHEADAFWCFERLMRRVRGNFISTSTSIGVRAQLTTLSTIMKSVDPKLHEHLEHLDGGEYLFAFRMLMVLFRREFSFVDTMYLWELMWSMEYNPNLFSMLESDNGTTRATTKDESVLRQCGKFERKILQAAKKEEEIPLSVFVVASVLEARNKKLLGEAKGLDDVVKILNEITGSLDAKKACREALQIHEKYLNTVKA